A genomic region of Rheinheimera sp. MMS21-TC3 contains the following coding sequences:
- a CDS encoding NUDIX domain-containing protein gives MSREQLHLTVAAVVHYQKKFLFVEEIDKQSQLRVLNQPAGHVEENEDLLTAVSRELLEETGLNLTPSHWLGISQLHAANNHRYVRVNFIFEPTCLPEQYSSQDPDILALHWYNEQELLDSALAVRSQLVLDAIQLFQQGVRLPLNLIQPTR, from the coding sequence ATGAGCAGAGAACAGCTACATCTCACCGTTGCTGCGGTGGTGCATTACCAAAAAAAATTTTTATTTGTTGAAGAAATTGATAAACAAAGTCAATTACGGGTTTTAAATCAACCAGCCGGTCATGTAGAAGAAAATGAAGATTTATTAACAGCAGTTAGCCGAGAATTATTAGAAGAAACCGGCTTAAACCTAACTCCAAGCCATTGGCTAGGCATTTCTCAGTTACATGCAGCGAATAATCATCGTTATGTTAGAGTTAACTTTATATTTGAACCTACCTGCCTACCTGAGCAGTATAGTTCACAAGACCCCGATATCCTTGCCCTGCATTGGTATAATGAGCAAGAGCTTTTAGATTCGGCATTGGCAGTCCGGAGTCAACTAGTGCTAGATGCTATCCAACTATTTCAACAGGGCGTCCGTCTACCTTTAAATCTGATCCAGCCAACAAGATAA
- the mnmA gene encoding tRNA 2-thiouridine(34) synthase MnmA, whose protein sequence is MAENSSKKVIVGMSGGVDSSVSAYLLIQQGYQVEGLFMKNWEEDDNDEYCAAAQDMADAQDVCDKLGIVLHKVNFAAEYWDNVFEYFLAEYKAGRTPNPDIMCNKEIKFKAFLEFAAEALHADYIATGHYVRRRYIDGHWQLLRGLDNNKDQSYFLYTLSEQHVSQTLFPIGELEKPAVRAIAEQQGLITHDKKDSTGICFIGERKFKDFLQQYLPAQPGDIVSVDGAVIGKHDGLMYHTLGQRKGLHIGGLRDAGEEPWYVVDKDLVNNKLIVGQGQDHPRLFCQGLIAKQLHWTDRKGPTAELKCTVKTRYRQQDIGCSLIPQQNGDVIVNFDTPQKAVTPGQSAVFYLNDVCLGGGIIDKTLN, encoded by the coding sequence ATGGCAGAAAATAGCAGTAAGAAAGTCATTGTCGGCATGTCCGGCGGAGTTGATTCTTCAGTATCAGCTTATTTACTTATCCAGCAAGGCTATCAAGTTGAAGGCCTGTTTATGAAAAACTGGGAAGAAGACGATAATGATGAATATTGCGCTGCAGCACAAGATATGGCCGATGCACAAGATGTCTGTGACAAGCTTGGCATAGTGCTACATAAAGTTAATTTTGCAGCAGAATATTGGGATAATGTATTTGAATACTTTTTGGCTGAGTATAAAGCAGGACGTACACCTAACCCTGATATTATGTGTAATAAAGAAATTAAATTTAAAGCGTTTTTAGAATTTGCAGCTGAAGCACTACACGCAGATTATATTGCGACAGGCCATTATGTTCGCCGCCGCTATATAGATGGCCATTGGCAACTACTTCGAGGCTTGGATAATAATAAAGACCAAAGCTACTTTTTATATACCCTTAGTGAGCAACATGTTAGCCAAACTTTGTTTCCAATAGGTGAGTTAGAAAAGCCTGCCGTGCGTGCTATTGCTGAACAGCAAGGCTTAATTACTCATGATAAGAAAGACAGTACCGGTATTTGCTTTATTGGCGAACGTAAATTTAAAGATTTTTTACAGCAGTATTTACCCGCCCAACCGGGTGATATTGTTAGTGTAGATGGTGCTGTAATAGGTAAGCATGATGGCTTGATGTACCATACTCTTGGCCAACGTAAAGGCTTACACATAGGTGGTTTACGTGATGCCGGCGAAGAGCCTTGGTATGTGGTAGATAAAGATTTAGTTAATAACAAATTAATTGTTGGCCAAGGCCAAGATCATCCGCGCTTATTTTGCCAAGGCTTAATCGCTAAGCAATTACATTGGACTGATCGTAAAGGTCCAACTGCTGAGTTAAAATGTACCGTAAAAACACGCTATAGACAGCAAGATATAGGTTGCAGCTTAATCCCGCAACAAAATGGTGATGTCATCGTAAATTTTGATACGCCACAAAAAGCCGTAACACCTGGCCAATCTGCGGTATTTTACCTTAACGACGTCTGCCTTGGTGGCGGCATTATTGATAAAACACTAAATTAA
- the hflD gene encoding high frequency lysogenization protein HflD has translation MNNSLNNQIIALAGLCQAVKLVQHSARSNSSMEAELAICLNSVAKLDAASTLDVYGGELKNLQIGLQLLVDQLGDKPQKDVELTRYLVGVLALERKLHKTPKQMTQLAHKLQHLERQLQHFTITDDNVIANLADIYSNCISSMGTKIQIYGQPELLKQNNVQHKVRALLLAAIRAAVLWRQAGGSRLHFIFKRRKLVAEAKQALAQLSPSSL, from the coding sequence ATGAATAACTCTCTTAATAATCAAATTATTGCGCTTGCCGGCTTATGCCAAGCGGTTAAATTAGTACAGCATAGCGCCCGCAGTAATAGCAGTATGGAAGCAGAACTTGCTATCTGCCTTAATAGTGTTGCTAAATTAGATGCAGCAAGCACACTAGATGTTTATGGTGGTGAACTTAAAAATTTACAAATAGGTTTACAGTTACTAGTTGATCAACTAGGTGACAAACCGCAAAAAGACGTTGAACTAACCCGCTACTTAGTTGGTGTGCTAGCACTAGAAAGAAAGCTGCATAAAACACCAAAACAAATGACCCAATTAGCACATAAACTGCAGCATTTAGAGCGTCAACTACAACACTTTACCATTACAGATGACAATGTTATTGCCAATCTTGCCGACATTTACAGCAATTGTATTAGCAGTATGGGTACTAAGATCCAGATCTATGGTCAGCCTGAACTATTAAAACAAAACAATGTACAACATAAAGTTCGTGCCTTGTTATTAGCCGCCATTCGTGCAGCTGTCCTATGGCGCCAAGCCGGTGGCAGCCGCTTACACTTTATCTTTAAACGCCGCAAGCTGGTTGCAGAAGCCAAACAAGCTTTAGCCCAGCTGTCCCCTTCGAGCTTATAG
- the purB gene encoding adenylosuccinate lyase, protein MQLNALTAISPLDGRYGSRTTDLRQYFSEFGLIKYRVTVEVRWLQFLAATAGITEVPSLSSEANSLLDSIVSDFSLEDAQRVKDIEATTNHDVKAVEYLLKEKVANNKELAAISEFIHFACTSEDINNLSHGLMLNDARSQVLLPQCDALLEAIKTLANEHKSIPMMARTHGQPASPTTMGKEMANVYMRLKRQRDQIAAVDILGKINGAVGNYNAHISAYPELDWHQLSEQFVTSLGLSWNPFTTQIEPHDYIAELFDAIARFNTILLDFDRDIWGYIALGHFKQRTIAGEIGSSTMPHKVNPIDFENSEGNLGLANALFSHLSAKLPVSRWQRDLTDSTVLRNLGVGFGYTLIAYHATLKGISKLEVNADNLLAELDQNWELLAEPVQTVMRKYAIEKPYEKLKELTRGKRIKAADLHLFIDSLALPDDVKSQLKQLTPANYIGAAVSITDTL, encoded by the coding sequence ATGCAACTGAATGCACTTACCGCTATTTCTCCCTTAGATGGACGTTATGGCAGCAGAACAACTGATTTACGTCAGTATTTTAGCGAGTTTGGTCTAATTAAATACCGCGTCACCGTTGAAGTACGTTGGTTACAGTTTTTAGCCGCCACTGCAGGTATAACTGAAGTACCAAGTTTATCTTCAGAAGCCAATAGTTTGCTAGATAGTATCGTTAGCGACTTTAGCTTAGAAGATGCTCAGCGAGTAAAAGATATTGAAGCAACAACCAATCATGACGTTAAAGCTGTTGAGTATCTGCTAAAAGAAAAAGTGGCCAATAATAAAGAGCTTGCTGCTATCAGTGAGTTTATTCACTTTGCTTGCACCTCAGAAGACATCAATAATTTATCGCATGGTTTAATGCTTAATGATGCACGCAGCCAAGTTTTACTGCCACAATGTGATGCTTTGCTTGAGGCCATTAAAACTTTAGCAAACGAACATAAAAGTATTCCTATGATGGCGCGCACTCATGGTCAGCCTGCTTCACCTACGACTATGGGTAAAGAAATGGCTAACGTTTATATGCGTTTAAAGCGACAACGTGATCAAATTGCAGCTGTAGATATTCTGGGTAAGATTAATGGCGCTGTAGGTAACTATAATGCTCATATATCAGCTTACCCAGAGCTAGATTGGCATCAATTATCAGAGCAATTTGTTACTAGCTTAGGCTTAAGCTGGAATCCCTTTACCACTCAAATAGAGCCTCACGACTACATTGCTGAACTATTTGATGCTATTGCTCGCTTTAATACTATTTTGCTCGATTTTGATCGAGACATTTGGGGCTACATTGCTTTAGGTCACTTTAAACAGCGCACTATTGCTGGCGAGATTGGCTCATCAACCATGCCACATAAAGTGAACCCTATTGATTTTGAGAACTCTGAAGGTAACTTAGGGCTAGCTAATGCGCTCTTTAGCCATTTGTCAGCTAAATTGCCAGTATCTCGTTGGCAGCGTGACTTAACCGACTCTACGGTTTTACGTAATTTAGGCGTCGGCTTTGGTTATACGCTTATTGCCTACCACGCTACACTCAAAGGCATTAGTAAGCTTGAAGTAAATGCAGACAACCTATTGGCTGAGCTTGACCAAAACTGGGAATTATTGGCTGAACCTGTACAAACAGTCATGCGAAAATACGCAATTGAAAAGCCTTATGAGAAACTTAAAGAGTTAACTCGTGGTAAACGTATTAAAGCAGCTGACTTACACTTGTTTATTGACAGTTTAGCCTTACCAGATGACGTTAAATCCCAGCTAAAACAATTAACGCCAGCTAATTATATTGGTGCTGCAGTTAGCATAACTGATACTTTGTAA
- a CDS encoding cupin domain-containing protein has product MYTLNWGHLSLAEFLQHYWQKKPVLIKAGFKQFVDPLSADEVAGLALEEEIESRIVSNNNNNWQLHSGPFTDYANFGEQNWTLLVQAVDHWHQEAAKLLQPFRFIPNWRIDDLMVSFSTPGGGVGPHLDQYDVFIIQGEGKRHWRVGMPDPSLEQHCPHPRLLQVSPFTDCINVITEPGDILYIPPGCPHDGISIENSLNYSVGFRAPSQKDLINGFADHLLDQNLSGNRFSDQNRQPAESIGAITAADLQQVQQLVSDMANNKELLPHWFGEMISQAKHELDINQPDPHYTVEEIAEYITEGSVLTRVGGLRCCYYQADASSDILLFINGDKVSIPATELATVKLLTDQEILSVTDNLIFSQSDERLQLLTQMINLGYWYFTE; this is encoded by the coding sequence ATGTACACACTAAACTGGGGTCATCTTAGCCTTGCTGAATTTTTACAGCACTATTGGCAAAAAAAACCTGTGCTAATTAAAGCTGGGTTTAAACAATTTGTTGACCCTTTAAGTGCTGATGAGGTTGCTGGTTTAGCCTTAGAAGAAGAAATTGAATCGCGCATTGTTAGTAATAACAATAACAACTGGCAACTGCACAGCGGACCTTTTACTGACTATGCTAACTTTGGTGAGCAAAACTGGACTTTGTTAGTTCAAGCTGTTGATCATTGGCATCAAGAGGCGGCAAAATTATTACAGCCGTTTCGTTTTATACCTAATTGGCGTATAGATGACTTAATGGTCAGCTTTTCCACCCCAGGTGGCGGTGTTGGTCCGCATTTAGATCAATATGATGTTTTTATTATACAGGGTGAAGGTAAACGGCACTGGCGTGTTGGTATGCCTGATCCAAGCTTAGAGCAACATTGCCCCCACCCTCGCTTATTACAAGTTAGCCCTTTTACTGACTGCATTAATGTCATTACCGAACCTGGAGATATTTTATATATACCACCTGGATGTCCGCACGATGGTATCAGTATTGAAAACAGTCTGAATTACTCTGTTGGTTTTAGAGCACCATCACAAAAAGATTTAATTAATGGCTTTGCCGATCACTTACTGGATCAAAACTTAAGTGGTAATCGTTTTAGCGACCAAAATCGGCAGCCAGCTGAATCTATAGGCGCTATCACCGCTGCTGATTTACAACAAGTCCAGCAGCTAGTAAGTGATATGGCTAATAATAAGGAGTTATTACCACATTGGTTTGGTGAGATGATTAGTCAAGCTAAGCATGAACTAGATATTAATCAGCCAGATCCACATTACACGGTAGAAGAAATTGCTGAATATATTACAGAAGGTTCGGTATTAACTCGAGTGGGAGGCTTACGTTGTTGCTACTATCAAGCTGATGCCAGTAGTGATATTTTACTTTTTATTAATGGCGATAAAGTCAGTATTCCTGCTACAGAGCTAGCGACGGTTAAACTGTTAACCGATCAAGAAATCTTATCTGTAACAGACAATCTAATTTTCAGTCAATCTGATGAACGCCTACAATTACTCACGCAAATGATAAATCTAGGCTATTGGTACTTTACTGAATAA
- a CDS encoding DUF4826 family protein — MSEQLTQEQQVEQQEFEKTRAEWVRKQFQKANEYLASKGIVPDNVSVKESRYLPPYMAIWKLNTKQKQSYWVISGDLPTDHLAITAAENAREAVRSFSLQWQMKAQQIINAGIDDKTKHDFAQLLINRAEALYSMFEDEQLWQAEPV, encoded by the coding sequence ATGAGTGAGCAGTTAACTCAAGAGCAGCAAGTAGAACAACAAGAGTTTGAGAAAACTAGAGCTGAATGGGTTCGTAAGCAATTTCAAAAGGCTAACGAATACTTGGCTAGCAAAGGCATAGTGCCAGATAATGTTAGTGTTAAAGAGAGTCGTTATTTGCCACCTTACATGGCAATTTGGAAACTAAATACTAAACAAAAACAATCATATTGGGTTATTAGTGGTGATTTACCGACGGATCATTTAGCGATAACTGCTGCTGAAAATGCTAGAGAAGCAGTTCGCTCTTTTTCTTTACAGTGGCAAATGAAAGCACAGCAAATTATTAATGCCGGTATTGATGATAAAACTAAGCATGATTTTGCTCAGTTATTGATTAACCGTGCTGAAGCTTTATATAGCATGTTTGAAGATGAGCAACTATGGCAAGCTGAGCCAGTCTAA
- a CDS encoding Glu/Leu/Phe/Val dehydrogenase: MAVFNHSEFDNHEQIVYCSDAETGLKAIIAVHSTALGPAVGGCRLWDYASDEAALNDVLRLSRGMTYKNAMAGLPLGGGKAVILGDAKKIKSEQLFRAFGRMVHRLSGTYYSAEDVNITTSDIMQVHKETPYVAGLEGKSGNPAPFTALGTYRGVKAAAKHAFGSDDLAGKTIAVQGLGSVGFYLCEHLHKEGAKLIVTDINQEAVQRAVEQFGATAVGLDEIYGVEADIYSPCALGATLNDDTIPQLKAKVIAGCANNQLKERRHGEVLRQKGILYTPDYVINAGGIINVAFEMRAEGYNADEATAKVNEIYDTLLNLFQRADEQALPTSTVADLMAQEIISQGRKV, translated from the coding sequence GTGGCAGTATTTAATCATTCTGAGTTCGATAACCATGAACAAATTGTTTATTGTAGTGATGCTGAAACTGGGCTTAAAGCCATTATCGCAGTTCACAGCACAGCCTTAGGCCCAGCTGTTGGTGGTTGTCGGCTATGGGATTATGCGTCAGATGAAGCAGCATTAAACGATGTATTACGTTTATCTCGGGGCATGACATATAAAAATGCCATGGCCGGTTTACCCCTTGGTGGTGGTAAGGCAGTTATTTTAGGTGATGCAAAAAAAATAAAATCAGAGCAGTTATTCCGTGCCTTTGGTCGTATGGTTCACCGTTTATCAGGTACTTATTACAGTGCTGAAGACGTTAACATTACCACTAGTGACATTATGCAAGTACATAAAGAGACACCTTATGTAGCTGGCTTAGAAGGTAAAAGTGGTAACCCTGCGCCTTTTACTGCTTTAGGTACATACCGCGGTGTTAAAGCAGCAGCTAAACATGCTTTTGGCAGTGACGATTTAGCCGGTAAAACTATTGCCGTACAAGGTTTAGGCAGCGTGGGTTTTTATTTGTGTGAACACCTGCATAAAGAAGGTGCCAAACTTATCGTTACCGATATTAACCAAGAAGCTGTGCAACGTGCTGTAGAGCAATTTGGTGCTACTGCTGTAGGTTTAGATGAAATCTATGGTGTAGAAGCTGATATTTATTCACCTTGCGCCTTAGGTGCTACCTTAAATGATGACACTATTCCGCAATTAAAAGCTAAAGTAATAGCTGGTTGCGCTAATAACCAACTAAAAGAGCGCCGCCACGGTGAAGTATTAAGACAAAAGGGTATTTTATATACACCAGATTACGTTATAAATGCCGGTGGTATTATTAACGTTGCCTTTGAAATGCGTGCTGAAGGCTATAATGCCGACGAAGCTACAGCTAAAGTAAATGAAATATACGATACTTTATTAAACTTATTTCAGCGTGCTGATGAACAAGCTTTACCAACCAGTACAGTTGCAGATTTAATGGCTCAAGAAATTATTAGCCAAGGCCGTAAAGTATAA
- a CDS encoding serine protease, protein MLKLLSHLLLLCCLFSFSVKADLVQVIKDIKPAIVAIGIHNPLAAPRIRLVGTGFAIADGSKIVTNYHVISSSLNTQRNESYVVLSGNGTNIKVHSVLATKTDTDHDLAVLTIKEKLPTVTLADDKHIDEGSAIALIGYPITAVLGLYPATHTGIISAITPIAIPADSSKTIDSRALRQLKAPFLLYQLDATAYPGNSGSPLIDIKTAKVIGVVNKVFVKSTREAVLSDPSNISYAIPIHFLHALLQ, encoded by the coding sequence ATGTTAAAGTTATTATCTCACCTCTTGCTACTTTGCTGCTTATTTAGTTTTTCTGTAAAAGCTGATTTAGTTCAAGTTATAAAAGATATCAAACCGGCCATCGTTGCTATTGGTATCCATAATCCTTTAGCCGCTCCGCGGATCCGTTTAGTTGGTACCGGCTTTGCTATTGCTGATGGCAGTAAAATTGTCACTAACTATCATGTTATTTCTTCCTCGCTCAATACCCAGCGCAATGAAAGCTACGTCGTTCTATCAGGTAACGGTACTAATATCAAAGTACACTCAGTTTTAGCCACTAAAACTGACACTGACCACGATTTAGCTGTTTTAACTATTAAAGAAAAACTGCCTACAGTTACATTAGCAGATGACAAACATATTGATGAAGGTAGTGCTATTGCATTAATTGGCTACCCAATAACTGCTGTTTTAGGCTTATACCCAGCTACACATACCGGGATAATTTCTGCCATTACCCCTATAGCCATACCAGCTGACAGTTCAAAAACTATTGACAGTCGCGCCTTACGCCAATTAAAAGCGCCCTTTTTACTCTATCAATTAGATGCAACAGCCTACCCAGGAAACAGCGGCAGCCCGCTTATTGATATAAAAACGGCTAAAGTCATAGGTGTGGTCAATAAAGTGTTTGTTAAATCAACTAGAGAAGCCGTGCTAAGTGACCCTAGCAATATTAGCTATGCTATTCCCATCCATTTTTTACATGCATTGCTGCAATAA
- the prsK gene encoding XrtA/PEP-CTERM system histidine kinase PrsK gives MDFVTQLALDRIGFALAAIATLFFFLLTLATKSKNLPRSLLLTWAFISTLWASFYLLTDTAPYEHYLSVILELSRNFILVLFLLASLAQTELQFKHFWQKRHVQVFSLTMIAWAILCSWQLVSAYIIFTGSLVLCVIQLALLETIYRRANSNKWQYKPLVLGFTICVLFDFILFAESALFAQVNHQLWSARGFVYAAMVPLLIISVRRIQAWGINVYISRDIVLQSSLVFAAGIYLILIAVAGFYIRYIGGQWSHLIQATFLVLGFAMLAVLLLSGAVRRQLKVYIEKHFFANKFDYRQKWLMLTRHLRLIDLSQPEQYHTILQAWLETIGYSRGCIIRYTQGTNFITLACHDRPALNPTEVQLVTAYNAQFSDKYWLVDLNDKTDSFVANISNIKKIDAQIMVPIHSEGELWGLCLLNAPDIDQLSLNWELRDFLMLVSEQVGSYLLLMQASETLSENAQFAAFSRMSAFVVHDLKNVKAQLDLMLKNSIKHRDNPEFIDDSFDTLAAMQLRLGNMLQQLSSKRPQATEGTTFSVKDVINQVVKERCATKLPLPSFTATVDAKLSLDKERFASVIYHLIDNAQHATDEQGDIKVSLAVEQNKAIISITDTGSGMSDEFIRLRLFKPFDSTKGNSGMGVGAYDAQQFAAQHQGELQVSSTVAIGTTFTLILPLH, from the coding sequence ATGGATTTTGTTACTCAGTTAGCTTTAGATAGAATTGGTTTTGCCTTAGCAGCAATAGCCACTCTTTTTTTCTTTTTGCTAACCTTAGCCACTAAAAGTAAAAACTTACCCCGTTCATTATTATTGACTTGGGCATTTATTAGCACCTTATGGGCTAGCTTTTATCTGCTAACCGATACCGCACCTTATGAACATTATCTTTCAGTTATACTTGAGCTAAGTCGTAACTTTATTTTAGTATTATTTTTACTAGCCAGCTTGGCCCAAACAGAATTGCAATTTAAGCATTTCTGGCAAAAAAGGCATGTACAAGTATTTAGTTTAACAATGATTGCTTGGGCCATACTATGTAGCTGGCAATTAGTCTCGGCATATATCATTTTTACTGGCAGTTTAGTGCTCTGCGTAATCCAACTAGCCTTACTTGAAACTATATATCGCCGCGCTAACAGTAATAAATGGCAATACAAACCTTTAGTTCTTGGTTTTACTATTTGCGTATTATTTGATTTTATCTTATTTGCTGAATCAGCTTTATTTGCCCAAGTAAATCATCAATTGTGGTCTGCACGAGGTTTTGTCTATGCCGCTATGGTACCGCTATTAATTATTTCTGTTCGCCGCATTCAAGCTTGGGGCATTAATGTTTATATTTCACGCGATATTGTACTGCAAAGCTCATTGGTTTTTGCCGCTGGTATTTATTTAATTTTAATCGCCGTTGCGGGTTTTTATATCCGCTATATTGGTGGTCAATGGTCACATTTAATCCAAGCCACCTTTTTAGTCTTGGGCTTTGCCATGTTAGCAGTTTTACTGTTGTCAGGTGCAGTTCGCCGGCAACTAAAGGTATATATTGAGAAGCACTTCTTCGCAAATAAGTTTGATTATCGCCAAAAATGGTTAATGCTTACTCGGCATTTACGCTTAATTGATCTTAGCCAGCCAGAACAATATCATACTATTTTACAAGCTTGGTTAGAGACCATTGGCTACAGCCGTGGCTGTATTATTCGCTACACGCAAGGCACAAACTTTATTACTTTGGCTTGCCACGACCGACCCGCTCTTAACCCTACTGAAGTTCAACTTGTTACCGCGTATAACGCGCAATTTTCCGATAAATACTGGTTAGTGGATCTTAATGATAAAACTGATAGCTTTGTGGCAAATATTAGTAATATCAAAAAGATTGATGCCCAGATTATGGTCCCTATTCATTCTGAGGGCGAATTATGGGGACTATGTTTACTCAATGCACCTGATATTGATCAACTCAGTTTAAATTGGGAACTGCGTGACTTTTTAATGTTAGTTTCAGAACAAGTTGGTAGCTACTTACTGTTAATGCAAGCCAGTGAAACCTTAAGCGAAAATGCCCAATTTGCTGCTTTTAGCCGTATGTCTGCTTTTGTTGTCCACGATTTAAAAAATGTTAAAGCACAATTAGATTTAATGCTTAAAAACAGCATAAAACATCGTGACAATCCTGAGTTTATTGATGATAGCTTTGATACCTTAGCCGCAATGCAGTTACGTCTAGGTAATATGTTGCAGCAGCTTAGTAGTAAGCGACCTCAAGCTACTGAAGGAACAACCTTTAGCGTTAAGGATGTTATTAACCAAGTCGTTAAAGAGCGCTGTGCAACCAAGCTGCCTTTACCTTCATTTACTGCTACAGTTGATGCTAAACTGTCTTTAGATAAAGAACGTTTTGCTAGTGTAATTTATCATCTAATTGATAATGCTCAGCACGCTACTGATGAACAAGGTGATATTAAGGTCTCTTTAGCTGTAGAGCAGAATAAAGCTATCATTAGCATTACGGACACTGGCTCTGGTATGTCAGATGAGTTTATTCGGTTGCGTTTATTTAAACCTTTTGATTCAACAAAGGGCAATTCTGGTATGGGTGTTGGTGCTTATGACGCACAGCAATTTGCAGCCCAGCATCAAGGTGAACTACAGGTTAGTAGCACTGTAGCAATTGGAACTACCTTTACCCTAATACTTCCATTACACTAA
- the prsR gene encoding PEP-CTERM-box response regulator transcription factor — MKTILVIEDDLGIQKQLKWSLSEFELVFAQDRSSALTQLRRYEPAVITLDLGLPPDETNASEGLACLDEILKFNPDVKVIVITGNTDNSNALKAIAQGAYDYYQKPIDADVLNIILNRAVKLAKLEAENKALRNSNASTQDIIGNSDAMIKACRTVEKIAPTEITTLLLGESGTGKEVFARAIHKQSPRVNKPFVAINCASIPENLLESELFGYERGAFTGANKTTLGKIECANGGTLLLDEIGDMPLSLQAKMLRFLQERVIERVGGRQEIEVDVRVICATHRNLSEMVAEQSFREDLYYRISEITLLIPPLRDRGHDIIIIAKALLHRFNDEFKTKIQGFTDCAMQAMLQHTWPGNIRELQNKLKSAVILADSKQITAEDLGLTAKTSKTATLRMVREQAESLAIRHAHSLANGNLSKTADILGVTRPTLYALIDKYQLLDLRSVENEPQS; from the coding sequence ATGAAAACGATACTAGTCATAGAAGACGATCTTGGTATTCAAAAACAATTAAAATGGAGTTTATCAGAATTTGAACTTGTTTTTGCCCAAGACAGAAGTTCAGCATTAACGCAGCTAAGACGCTATGAGCCAGCTGTTATAACACTTGATTTAGGCTTACCACCTGACGAAACAAATGCCAGCGAAGGTTTAGCCTGCTTAGATGAAATATTAAAATTTAACCCCGATGTTAAGGTTATTGTTATTACAGGTAATACTGATAACAGCAACGCACTCAAAGCTATTGCTCAAGGGGCTTATGATTACTATCAAAAACCAATTGATGCCGATGTTTTAAATATCATCTTAAATCGCGCAGTAAAGCTAGCAAAATTAGAAGCTGAGAATAAAGCTTTACGCAATAGTAACGCTAGTACCCAAGATATTATTGGCAATAGTGACGCTATGATTAAAGCCTGTCGTACAGTTGAAAAAATTGCACCGACAGAAATAACCACACTATTATTAGGCGAAAGTGGTACAGGTAAAGAAGTGTTTGCCCGTGCTATACATAAACAAAGCCCTAGAGTAAATAAACCTTTTGTAGCTATTAACTGTGCTTCTATTCCAGAGAACCTATTAGAAAGTGAGTTGTTCGGCTATGAACGTGGTGCCTTTACCGGTGCCAATAAAACGACTTTAGGTAAAATTGAGTGCGCTAATGGTGGCACCTTATTGCTTGATGAAATTGGTGATATGCCCCTTAGCCTACAAGCAAAAATGTTACGTTTTTTACAAGAGCGAGTAATAGAACGCGTTGGCGGCCGCCAAGAGATAGAGGTTGATGTGCGGGTTATTTGCGCCACGCATCGAAATTTATCTGAAATGGTAGCAGAGCAAAGCTTTCGTGAAGATTTATATTACCGTATTAGCGAAATCACTTTACTGATCCCACCGCTTAGAGATCGCGGTCACGATATTATTATTATAGCCAAAGCATTGTTGCATCGTTTTAATGATGAATTTAAGACTAAAATTCAAGGTTTTACTGATTGTGCTATGCAAGCTATGCTTCAACATACTTGGCCTGGCAATATTCGTGAACTACAAAACAAACTCAAGTCAGCTGTTATTTTAGCTGACAGTAAACAAATTACTGCAGAAGATTTGGGCTTAACAGCTAAAACCAGCAAAACAGCTACCCTGCGCATGGTAAGAGAGCAAGCAGAAAGCCTAGCCATTCGTCATGCTCATTCATTAGCTAACGGTAATTTATCTAAAACAGCGGACATTTTAGGGGTAACTAGGCCGACTTTGTATGCACTTATAGATAAGTATCAATTACTTGACTTACGCTCTGTAGAGAATGAACCTCAGTCATAG